A single Sciurus carolinensis chromosome 15, mSciCar1.2, whole genome shotgun sequence DNA region contains:
- the Cetn1 gene encoding centrin-1 gives MASSFKKPTLASTSQKKKVGPKPELTEDQKQEVREAFDLFDADGSGTIDVKELKVAMRALGFEPRKEELKRMISEVDREGTGKISFNDFLAVMTHKMSEKDTKEEILKAFRLFDDDETGKISFKNLKRVAAELGENLTDEELQEMIDEADRDGDGEVNEEEFLKIMKKTNLY, from the coding sequence ATGGCTTCCAGCTTCAAGAAGCCAACCTTGGCCTCCACCAGCCAGAAGAAGAAAGTGGGTCCGAAGCCTGAACTCACTGAAGACCAGAAGCAAGAAGTCCGGGAGGCGTTTGACCTCTTCGATGCCGACGGAAGCGGGACCATCGACGTGAAGGAGCTGAAGGTGGCCATGAGGGCGCTGGGCTTCGAGCCCCGGAAGGAGGAGTTGAAGAGAATGATCTCCGAGGTGGACAGGGAGGGCACGGGCAAGATCAGCTTCAACGACTTCCTGGCCGTGATGACCCACAAGATGTCGGAGAAAGACACCAAGGAGGAAATCCTGAAGGCCTTCAGGCTCTTCGACGACGACGAAACCGGGAAGATCTCTTTCAAGAACCTGAAGCGGGTGGCCGCCGAGCTGGGGGAGAACCTGACGGACGAGGAGCTGCAGGAGATGATCGACGAGGCGGACCGCGACGGGGACGGCGAAGTGAACGAGGAGGAGTTTCTCAAGATCATGAAGAAGACCAACCTCTATTAA